The following DNA comes from Candidatus Methanomethylophilaceae archaeon.
TATCCGACGAACATCATCCTGCCGTAGAAGGGGATGTCGAAGGAGAACTCGTCGAATCCGACGAGCCTGTTCTGGCCGCCGATGACGGTACCCCTGATGATGCGCTCTTTGCCCTCGGAGACGAACTTCATCTCGATGACCGACGCATAATCGGTGGAGACGGGGTTGCTGCTCTCGACGACGTCGATGCCCTTGGATTTGGCTATCGGGAGGGCGTTGATCGTGTTGGCGGAGCCGATGACGTTCCTCAGGTATCCGATTACGGCGGAGACCGTGAGGAGCCTGGTGGGCTTGTCGGCCAGAGCGCCGCAGTATTTGACCTCGAGCTTGTTCAGGGGGTGGTTGCCGACGGTCTGCTGGACCAGGCTTCCCATCCTGTCCGCGAGGACGACGAAAGGCTCGGTGTCGGCGTCCAGCTTCCCGCGGGGCGCGTTGATGGCGTTGGAGATTATGTCGTCCTTGAGGTACATGACGGCGTGCTCGGCGATCTCCACCGCGACCCTCTCCTGGGCTTCGACGGTGGATGCCCCGAGGTGGGGGGTGGTGACGAGGTTGTCCAGCTCCAGAAGCTTCTTCTCCTGGTCGTTCAGAGGCTCATTGCACCAGACGTCGAAGGCGGCTCCGGCGATGATCTTCTCTTTGAGCGCGATGTAAAGGTCATCCTCGTTGACGATGCCTCCGCGGGCCACGTTGGCCATCCTCGCGTTGGGCTTCATCATCTTGAACTGCTCCAGGGAGATCATGTTCCTGGTCTCGGGGAGCAGCGGGGTGTGGATGGTCATGAAATCGGCGGTGGTGATGACTTCCTCGAGGGTGGTGAGCCTGACGCCGATGGCGTCCGCGACCTCCTTGGGGAGGAACGGGTCATATCCGATCATGGTCATGTTGAACGCTTTCATGCGTTTGGCGACCTCTCCGCCGACGCGGCCGACGCCGATGATTCCCAGGACCTTGCCGTTGAGCTCGACCCCGGTGTACTTGGATCTCTTCCACTCGCCTTTGTGCATGGACTCGTGGGCGAAGGGGATGTTCCTGGCCAGCGTAAGAAGCATGGCGCAGGTGTGCTCCGCGGCGGACAGGATGTTCGCGGAAGGAGTGTTCATGACGAGTATCCCCTTCTCGGTCGCCGCAGGGACATCTATGTTGTCCACTCCGACGCCGGCGCGCCCGATCATGCGGAGATTCTTGGCCGCGTCGATGACTTTCGCGGTCACCTTGGTGCCGGATCTGATGATCAAGCACTCGTAATCCCCGATTACGGAGCACAGCTCGTCCTCGGAAAGGCCGGTTTTGACGTCCACCGGATAGCCGGAATTCTTCAGGATCTCAAGCCCCTCATCGGAGAGGGGGTCTGAAACAAGGATCTTCACCATTCTCATTCCTCCAATATCTCATCCATTGCGGAAAGCAGTTTTTTGATGCCGTCGGGGGTGGCGTCTCCCATATGGCCTATTCTGAAGGTCTTCTCCTTCACTTCGCCATAGCCGTTGGAGATCTCGTATCCCTTGGCTTTGAGCTTCGAATTGAGCGCATCATAGTCCACGGGCCCGCGGTTTAGGACCCCTATGGAATTGGACTGGTACCCAGGCTCGGGGAACACTCCGGCGAGCTTCTTGTCGGCCCAGTTCCTGACGAGGTCGGCCATCTCCTGGTGCCTTCTGTACCTCGCGGGCATTCCCTCCTTCAGGGCCTTGTCCAGCTGGTAATCCAGGCCGTACATCAGAGAGACGGGCGGCGTGGTCAGAGCGTAGCTGACGTCGCTCTGCTTCTTGATTTTGAGCAGATCGGTGTAGAAACCCCTGTTCTCGACGGTCTTGGCCTTCTCCAGCATCCTTTCGGAGCAGAGCATGATGGCGAGCCCCGGAGGAAGTGCAAGGGCCTTCTGGGTCCCGAAAACGAGCGCGTCAGGATCCATATCCTTGATTCTGAGGTCCATCGCGAATGCGGAAGTGACGGCGTCCACCATGATTAGCGCGTCCGGGTTCTGGATCCTGGCCTCTTTGGCGAGGGCGACGGAATCGCTGAACACGCCGGTCGAGGACTCGTTGCTGACCCAGTGGACAAGCTCGGTATCCTTCCCTACCTTGCCGGCGATGTGCTCGGGCTTCATGGCCTTTCCCCATGGGACCTGGACTTTCTCCACAGCCTTCCCGTTCAGCTCGCCCAGCTCTATCGACCTGTTCCCGAAGGATCCGTTGGTGATCCCCAGAGTCTTCTTGGACGCTCCGTTCCTAACGGCCGCCTCCAGCATGATGGTGGCGGATCCTCCCACGAGGAAGACGTCCATGTCCGTCCCTAAGGCCTTCCTGATCTTCTCTACGATCCCAGCATGGAGCTCCTTGTACTCCTTGCATCTGTGGGTGATCATGGGTTTGGTCATCGATTGGAGCGTATCAGCCTCGACATTGACGGGACCGACTGTGAATAGAGTTCTGCTCAAGGTTATCCCTCTGGGCCCGCTAGGGGCATATACAGAAGTTGGGAATCTCCGCATCGCTAATAAATTTCGCGTAAGAAATAATAGTAAGAAAGAGCGAAATTCCGTCTGAACGGCCGAAACCCCTCGGCAATATGCCATCTGAGCAAAGGAAAACGCGTGAGTCAGACAGTCTTCGCGATCAGAGGATTCTGAATGATTCTCC
Coding sequences within:
- a CDS encoding alanine--glyoxylate aminotransferase family protein, which produces MSRTLFTVGPVNVEADTLQSMTKPMITHRCKEYKELHAGIVEKIRKALGTDMDVFLVGGSATIMLEAAVRNGASKKTLGITNGSFGNRSIELGELNGKAVEKVQVPWGKAMKPEHIAGKVGKDTELVHWVSNESSTGVFSDSVALAKEARIQNPDALIMVDAVTSAFAMDLRIKDMDPDALVFGTQKALALPPGLAIMLCSERMLEKAKTVENRGFYTDLLKIKKQSDVSYALTTPPVSLMYGLDYQLDKALKEGMPARYRRHQEMADLVRNWADKKLAGVFPEPGYQSNSIGVLNRGPVDYDALNSKLKAKGYEISNGYGEVKEKTFRIGHMGDATPDGIKKLLSAMDEILEE
- a CDS encoding phosphoglycerate dehydrogenase: MVKILVSDPLSDEGLEILKNSGYPVDVKTGLSEDELCSVIGDYECLIIRSGTKVTAKVIDAAKNLRMIGRAGVGVDNIDVPAATEKGILVMNTPSANILSAAEHTCAMLLTLARNIPFAHESMHKGEWKRSKYTGVELNGKVLGIIGVGRVGGEVAKRMKAFNMTMIGYDPFLPKEVADAIGVRLTTLEEVITTADFMTIHTPLLPETRNMISLEQFKMMKPNARMANVARGGIVNEDDLYIALKEKIIAGAAFDVWCNEPLNDQEKKLLELDNLVTTPHLGASTVEAQERVAVEIAEHAVMYLKDDIISNAINAPRGKLDADTEPFVVLADRMGSLVQQTVGNHPLNKLEVKYCGALADKPTRLLTVSAVIGYLRNVIGSANTINALPIAKSKGIDVVESSNPVSTDYASVIEMKFVSEGKERIIRGTVIGGQNRLVGFDEFSFDIPFYGRMMFVGYDDAPGVIGIVGNNLGKAGVNIGQMSVGRSGKKALMFLTVDHDVTPGLASAIAKEVGTDDVRYVRFTE